In Chloroflexota bacterium, one genomic interval encodes:
- a CDS encoding alpha/beta hydrolase, whose protein sequence is MKTTIISFAVLVLLLALAACDAQVPTPAPEPTTEISEAGEGSAPSSEDLYAVTQSPCDVPPGGDEIEGETIICGTVSVPENYDDPDGNRIPLSYALLKASGDSPAPDPVIFLHGGPGSGELLTLATFVEDFATVRQDRDVLVFDQRGAGFSNAPLDCAMDLIEREEEIADAVAQASPEDADKLRQAKILEICAQAAQERGVDLSQYNTINNARDVQSVVTALGYEDFNLYGHSYGTKLALETMRQQPAGLRSVVVDSVAPPDIELYARSREPALEAAQALFAACAAGDACNAAYPDLEARFNLLMAQLEQAPIVVNEEQSITPAEVIALFNLRNSRYNGPGISAHLPRMIAELEQGVTDTYDGLMDGSLLPPSPFDDEEFVLDEEESPPELTLAETFNFAANSTESLQADPEAKRVYFALPQQPATQAILLDFIDQYIPAADSAALLETAQAMSNDDVAELYTLIRKFAAYQPNPVMATIIVPLHLFVCNESIPFNTMEGAKAYIESAPIPAMTQGALANAANSIELCDGMPTGTVDDSFHDPVASDVPTLVMVGLNDTQTAASWGSVALETLSNGTLATFPESGHGVYQFSQCAREMGAAFFNQPDAALDTACIEELKPEFALP, encoded by the coding sequence TGCCCCCGGGCGGGGATGAAATCGAAGGGGAGACCATCATCTGCGGGACGGTCAGCGTGCCGGAGAATTACGACGACCCCGACGGCAATCGCATACCACTGTCATACGCTCTGCTCAAGGCCAGCGGCGACTCGCCCGCGCCCGATCCGGTCATCTTCCTGCACGGCGGGCCGGGGTCCGGTGAACTGCTGACCCTGGCGACTTTCGTCGAAGATTTCGCCACCGTGCGTCAGGACCGGGATGTGCTTGTCTTTGATCAACGGGGCGCCGGTTTCTCGAACGCCCCGCTCGATTGCGCCATGGATTTGATTGAGCGGGAAGAAGAGATCGCCGACGCTGTGGCCCAGGCCTCGCCCGAGGATGCTGACAAGCTGAGGCAGGCGAAAATTCTGGAAATATGCGCGCAAGCTGCACAGGAGCGAGGCGTAGACCTCTCCCAGTACAACACCATCAACAACGCCCGTGACGTGCAATCCGTAGTCACCGCGCTGGGATACGAAGACTTCAACCTCTACGGCCATTCGTATGGCACAAAACTGGCGCTTGAGACCATGCGGCAACAGCCGGCGGGGCTGCGCAGCGTAGTCGTTGATTCGGTGGCGCCGCCCGACATAGAGCTCTATGCACGCTCCCGTGAACCCGCGCTCGAGGCCGCCCAGGCGCTCTTCGCCGCTTGCGCCGCTGGCGATGCCTGCAACGCCGCCTATCCCGATCTGGAGGCGCGCTTCAACCTCTTGATGGCGCAGCTTGAGCAAGCACCCATTGTCGTGAATGAAGAACAATCCATCACGCCGGCGGAGGTGATTGCGCTTTTCAATTTGCGCAATAGCCGTTATAACGGACCCGGCATCTCTGCCCACCTTCCCCGCATGATCGCCGAGCTTGAGCAGGGCGTGACCGACACCTATGATGGGCTGATGGATGGTTCGCTCTTGCCGCCCTCGCCCTTCGATGACGAAGAGTTCGTCCTCGATGAGGAAGAGAGCCCGCCGGAGCTGACGCTTGCTGAAACCTTCAACTTTGCGGCAAATTCAACCGAATCTCTGCAGGCCGATCCAGAAGCCAAGCGCGTCTATTTTGCATTGCCGCAGCAGCCAGCGACCCAGGCGATCTTGCTCGATTTCATCGACCAATACATCCCCGCCGCCGACAGCGCCGCGCTTCTGGAAACCGCCCAGGCCATGAGCAACGACGATGTCGCCGAACTCTACACCTTGATCCGCAAATTCGCCGCATATCAGCCCAACCCGGTCATGGCGACGATCATCGTTCCCTTGCACCTCTTTGTCTGCAACGAATCCATCCCCTTCAACACCATGGAGGGGGCCAAGGCGTATATCGAATCGGCGCCGATCCCGGCCATGACCCAGGGTGCGCTGGCCAACGCGGCCAACAGCATCGAGTTGTGCGACGGCATGCCCACGGGAACGGTCGACGACTCCTTCCATGACCCTGTTGCCAGCGACGTCCCCACCCTGGTGATGGTCGGGCTGAACGACACCCAGACCGCGGCAAGTTGGGGGAGCGTGGCGCTGGAAACCCTCTCCAACGGAACGCTGGCGACCTTCCCGGAGAGCGGACACGGCGTCTACCAGTTTTCACAGTGCGCCAGAGAGATGGGCGCGGCCTTCTTCAACCAGCCGGACGCAGCGCTCGATACCGCCTGTATCGAGGAGTTGAAGCCGGAATTTGCGCTGCCGTAG